One stretch of Thermanaerosceptrum fracticalcis DNA includes these proteins:
- the flhA gene encoding flagellar biosynthesis protein FlhA, whose protein sequence is MSTTPLTHKLMRHTDIIVAVGIIAMVIMMIIPLNPRLLDVLLVFNITCSLVILLVAMYNKEPLDFSVFPSLLLVMTLYRLSLNVSSTRLILLEGNAGEVIQQFGQFVVGGNPFVGLVIFLILIVIQFIVITKGAERVAEVAARFTLDAMPGKQMSIDADLNAGLISEDEARKRRMTIQREADFYGAMDGASKFVKGDAIAGIVITIINILGGMAVGLLQKEMGSITEVAKVYTLLTVGDGLVSQIPALLLSTATGIIVTRAASDNSLGDDLTAQVFSQPKVLSIAAGVLLFLGLVPGLPKLPFFLLGFGLAALAYIMYQAKRTILREEAQEAEKAEVAEIKKPDSVYSLLQLDPIELEMGYGLIPLVDTQQGGDLLERVVMIRRQCAVELGLVIPPIRIRDNMQLVPNTYLLKLKGVPLARGEIMLNHYLAMGGDAELPGIPTREPAFGLPAKWISESVREQAELLGFTVVDPPSVLATHLTEFLKNNAADILSRQDIKVLLDNVKKEYPAVVEEVVPNVLSLADVHKVLANLLRERIPIRDMVSILEALGDWGTVTKDTDILTEYVRQKLARQIGQLYSDEEGKLYCITLDPRVEEIVKDSIKMSEHGTYLAINPATAQDIIRQLTGLMEKTGHLGKQLVVLVNPIIRPYFRKLIERVAPSLPVVSYNEIPGHLEVESVGMVKI, encoded by the coding sequence ATGTCAACAACCCCTCTAACCCATAAATTAATGCGGCATACCGATATTATCGTAGCAGTAGGGATTATTGCTATGGTCATCATGATGATTATTCCGCTGAATCCCCGGCTGCTCGATGTCTTGCTGGTCTTCAATATCACCTGCTCCCTGGTTATTCTCCTGGTAGCTATGTACAACAAGGAACCCCTGGACTTTTCCGTATTTCCTTCTTTACTTCTGGTAATGACCTTGTATCGTTTGTCCTTAAATGTTTCCTCCACGCGTTTGATCTTACTGGAGGGTAATGCCGGGGAAGTGATACAGCAATTTGGTCAATTCGTGGTGGGAGGAAACCCTTTTGTTGGCTTGGTTATCTTTTTAATTTTGATTGTTATTCAATTTATTGTTATCACCAAAGGTGCCGAACGTGTAGCAGAGGTAGCGGCGCGGTTTACACTGGATGCTATGCCCGGTAAACAAATGAGCATCGATGCTGACTTAAATGCCGGTCTGATTTCCGAAGATGAAGCCAGGAAAAGAAGAATGACCATTCAACGGGAAGCCGATTTCTATGGTGCCATGGATGGTGCCAGTAAGTTTGTGAAAGGAGATGCCATTGCCGGTATTGTGATTACCATCATCAATATTCTGGGAGGCATGGCAGTGGGGCTCCTCCAAAAAGAAATGGGCAGTATTACGGAGGTAGCTAAAGTGTATACTTTGCTCACCGTGGGTGACGGACTGGTCAGCCAGATACCGGCATTACTCCTGTCCACTGCCACAGGCATTATTGTGACCCGGGCTGCTTCAGATAACAGTTTGGGGGATGATTTAACGGCACAAGTCTTTTCCCAGCCCAAAGTGCTGTCTATTGCTGCCGGTGTCCTTCTTTTCCTGGGGCTTGTTCCCGGTTTGCCCAAACTGCCCTTTTTCTTATTAGGTTTTGGTTTGGCTGCCTTGGCCTATATCATGTATCAAGCGAAGCGGACTATTCTCCGGGAGGAAGCCCAAGAAGCGGAGAAAGCGGAAGTGGCTGAAATCAAAAAGCCCGACAGTGTCTACTCACTTCTCCAGTTGGATCCCATAGAGTTAGAAATGGGATACGGGTTGATCCCCTTAGTGGATACGCAGCAAGGGGGAGATCTTCTGGAAAGGGTAGTCATGATCAGGCGCCAGTGTGCCGTGGAATTGGGCCTGGTGATCCCGCCTATCCGCATACGTGATAACATGCAGCTTGTGCCTAATACATATTTGCTGAAATTGAAAGGTGTCCCTTTAGCCCGGGGTGAAATAATGCTGAATCATTATCTGGCCATGGGAGGAGACGCTGAGCTGCCGGGTATACCCACCCGGGAACCTGCTTTTGGCTTACCTGCCAAATGGATCAGCGAGTCAGTGCGGGAGCAGGCGGAACTCCTCGGTTTTACCGTGGTTGATCCTCCCTCGGTACTTGCCACCCATTTGACAGAGTTCCTGAAAAACAACGCCGCGGATATCTTGAGCAGGCAAGATATAAAAGTTTTACTGGATAATGTGAAAAAAGAATATCCTGCTGTGGTGGAGGAAGTTGTACCCAATGTCCTTTCCTTGGCCGATGTACATAAAGTCCTTGCTAACCTGTTAAGGGAGCGCATTCCCATTAGAGATATGGTCTCTATCCTGGAAGCATTGGGAGATTGGGGTACTGTCACCAAGGATACGGATATTTTGACGGAATATGTGCGGCAAAAATTAGCAAGGCAGATTGGCCAGCTTTATAGTGATGAAGAAGGTAAATTATATTGTATTACCCTGGACCCAAGGGTGGAAGAAATAGTGAAGGATAGCATAAAGATGAGCGAACATGGCACCTATCTTGCCATAAATCCTGCCACTGCCCAGGATATTATCCGGCAGTTAACGGGGCTTATGGAAAAAACAGGGCATTTAGGCAAACAACTGGTGGTTTTGGTTAACCCAATAATTAGGCCTTATTTTCGCAAACTAATCGAACGGGTAGCCCCCAGTCTTCCCGTAGTGTCTTATAATGAAATACCCGGCCACCTGGAGGTAGAATCAGTGGGGATGGTGAAGATTTAA
- the flhB gene encoding flagellar biosynthesis protein FlhB, whose translation MINHFKINLQLFAGEKTEKATPRRREEARKKGQVSKSNEIITVIVLTLSLLVLKMWLPQMMVEFKAFFANVFNYAGNDLTVENASLLIYEVLLLTLKMVGPVVLTALVAGYVANVGQVGFLFTTEPLKFDLNRINPISGLKRILSKRALAELVKSVLKTVLVGFIAVSFLLEQLPRLTVLMDYPLMSAITVVGDVIFSALWRIILVLLVLAVLDFAYQRYEYEQSLKMSKQEIKEEYKTIEGDPLLKAKIKERQRQLATRRMMHDVPKATVVITNPTHYAVALQYTENMSAPVVVAKGQDQIALKIKEIARENNVVMVENKPLARLLYQKVEIGEAIPAELYQAVAEVLAYVYRMKRRT comes from the coding sequence ATGATAAATCATTTCAAAATCAATTTACAGCTTTTTGCCGGGGAAAAAACGGAAAAAGCCACGCCGCGCAGAAGAGAGGAAGCCAGAAAAAAGGGGCAGGTCAGTAAAAGTAATGAGATCATTACTGTTATCGTTCTGACCTTGTCGCTTCTGGTGCTTAAGATGTGGCTTCCCCAGATGATGGTAGAATTCAAAGCATTTTTTGCTAATGTTTTTAACTACGCTGGAAATGACCTGACGGTAGAAAATGCCTCACTTTTGATCTATGAGGTACTGTTATTAACTTTGAAAATGGTAGGTCCTGTTGTTCTCACGGCTTTAGTGGCGGGATATGTGGCCAATGTGGGTCAGGTTGGTTTCCTTTTTACCACAGAACCCTTAAAGTTTGATTTAAACAGGATAAATCCCATCTCCGGTTTAAAACGGATTCTATCCAAGCGGGCCTTGGCTGAACTGGTAAAGTCTGTTTTAAAGACTGTTTTAGTGGGTTTTATTGCTGTTTCTTTTCTGCTGGAACAGCTTCCCCGCCTCACCGTCTTAATGGATTATCCCCTCATGAGCGCCATCACGGTGGTGGGTGATGTCATCTTCTCTGCTCTTTGGCGCATTATCCTTGTTTTGTTGGTACTTGCTGTGCTTGATTTTGCTTACCAGCGCTATGAATATGAGCAATCGTTAAAAATGAGCAAACAGGAGATTAAAGAGGAGTATAAAACCATCGAAGGAGACCCCCTGTTAAAGGCAAAAATAAAAGAACGGCAGCGCCAGCTGGCCACCCGGCGTATGATGCACGATGTGCCTAAAGCCACAGTTGTGATTACGAACCCTACGCACTACGCCGTAGCCTTACAGTACACAGAAAACATGAGTGCACCCGTAGTCGTGGCGAAAGGGCAGGACCAGATCGCCCTGAAGATTAAAGAAATCGCCCGGGAAAATAACGTGGTGATGGTAGAGAATAAACCTCTGGCCAGGTTATTGTATCAGAAAGTGGAAATAGGAGAGGCCATTCCCGCCGAATTATATCAGGCTGTAGCGGAGGTACTGGCCTATGTTTATAGAATGAAGCGGCGAACTTAG
- the fliR gene encoding flagellar biosynthetic protein FliR: MDILTIFLQENDKFLILLARLSGLAFAPIFSTRGIPALWKGALALILSFLAWRLGVADDFSVPESFLAYTVIFISEFLIGFALALTTQFFFAAVQLAGQIIDTQMGFGIVNVIDPMSGTQAPLLGNFKYILALLVYLQIDGHHLFLQALFESFQVIPIGSLSLRPEFYQSMISLFGNIFELGFKLSLPLVGALLAADFILGIMSRTVPQMNIFMVGMPAKIVLGFAILIVVIPFYVYLLNAMLTDLIQQTYKIMSVLV; this comes from the coding sequence ATGGACATTTTGACAATTTTTTTACAGGAAAATGACAAGTTCTTGATCCTCTTAGCACGTCTTTCTGGTTTGGCCTTTGCCCCGATTTTCAGTACGAGGGGTATTCCGGCTCTCTGGAAAGGTGCCCTGGCCTTAATTTTATCCTTCCTGGCCTGGAGACTGGGAGTTGCTGATGATTTTAGTGTCCCGGAAAGTTTTCTGGCCTATACCGTCATATTTATCTCTGAGTTTTTAATCGGTTTTGCCCTGGCCCTCACGACACAGTTTTTCTTTGCCGCTGTTCAGTTGGCAGGACAAATTATTGATACCCAAATGGGTTTTGGTATTGTCAATGTCATTGACCCCATGAGTGGTACGCAAGCTCCCCTGTTGGGTAATTTTAAATACATCCTGGCGCTCTTAGTATACCTGCAGATAGACGGTCATCACCTGTTTTTGCAAGCCCTTTTCGAAAGTTTTCAGGTAATCCCCATTGGCAGTCTCTCGCTTCGTCCGGAATTTTACCAAAGTATGATTAGTTTATTCGGCAATATCTTTGAACTTGGCTTTAAGTTATCCCTACCGCTGGTGGGCGCACTCCTGGCTGCTGATTTTATCCTGGGGATTATGTCCAGGACCGTTCCCCAAATGAATATCTTCATGGTTGGCATGCCCGCTAAAATCGTTTTGGGTTTTGCCATTCTCATCGTCGTCATTCCCTTTTATGTTTATCTTTTAAATGCAATGCTTACGGATTTAATTCAACAAACCTATAAGATCATGAGTGTTCTGGTATGA
- the fliQ gene encoding flagellar biosynthesis protein FliQ, with amino-acid sequence MSQEFIIYLGREAVYTILLLAGPLLGASLLIGLLVSIFQATTQIQEQTLTFVPKIVVVFLSLIIFGPWMLNLLIAFTSNLFAVIPRLMY; translated from the coding sequence ATGTCTCAGGAGTTTATTATTTATTTAGGCCGGGAAGCTGTTTACACTATTCTCCTTTTGGCAGGGCCACTCTTAGGAGCCAGTCTCCTTATCGGCCTTTTGGTGAGCATTTTCCAGGCTACCACCCAAATTCAGGAACAAACGTTGACTTTTGTGCCCAAGATCGTGGTAGTGTTCTTGAGTTTAATCATTTTCGGCCCCTGGATGCTCAATTTATTAATTGCCTTTACCAGCAATCTCTTTGCAGTTATACCCAGGTTGATGTATTAA
- the fliP gene encoding flagellar type III secretion system pore protein FliP (The bacterial flagellar biogenesis protein FliP forms a type III secretion system (T3SS)-type pore required for flagellar assembly.), producing the protein MSRMKKLFIVTIVLLVLISSTALAAPLPIPKIGIDVGTSEKPQDIALSLQILALLTILSLAPAILILMTAFTRIIVVFSFLRNALATQQMPPNQVLIGLALFLTFFVMAPVWNEVNQNALQPYLRGAITQEEALTKGMTPLRDFMVKQTREKDLALFVNLAKMNKPNSIQEVPTYVIIPAFAISELKTAFQIGFIIYIPFIVIDMVVSSTLMSMGMMMLPPMMISLPFKLLLFILVDGWNLVVQTLIMSFR; encoded by the coding sequence ATGAGTAGGATGAAGAAACTTTTCATAGTCACGATAGTTTTATTGGTCCTGATATCTTCCACAGCATTAGCTGCTCCCTTACCTATTCCCAAAATAGGTATTGATGTGGGTACGTCGGAGAAACCCCAGGATATTGCTCTAAGCTTACAGATTCTGGCCCTTTTAACCATCTTAAGCTTAGCCCCGGCTATCCTTATTCTGATGACAGCCTTTACCCGGATTATTGTAGTCTTTTCTTTTCTCAGAAACGCCCTGGCTACGCAGCAAATGCCGCCCAACCAGGTGTTAATTGGACTGGCACTCTTCTTAACCTTTTTTGTCATGGCTCCCGTCTGGAACGAAGTAAATCAAAATGCTCTGCAGCCATATCTTAGGGGAGCTATTACGCAAGAAGAAGCCTTAACCAAAGGGATGACTCCGCTCCGTGATTTTATGGTCAAACAGACCAGGGAGAAAGATTTGGCCTTATTCGTTAACTTGGCTAAAATGAATAAGCCTAATAGTATTCAGGAAGTTCCCACTTACGTGATCATTCCCGCTTTTGCCATCAGTGAGTTAAAAACCGCTTTCCAAATAGGCTTTATCATCTATATTCCTTTTATAGTCATTGATATGGTTGTCTCCAGCACCTTAATGTCTATGGGTATGATGATGCTCCCGCCTATGATGATCTCACTACCCTTTAAGTTGCTCCTGTTTATCCTGGTGGATGGCTGGAACCTGGTAGTGCAAACCTTGATCATGAGCTTCCGTTAG
- a CDS encoding flagellar biosynthetic protein FliO produces the protein MYRSIMMDFFPFILTAQSDPSTQEIAKLPSVAGLFFRIIISLALILLLTYGILKLLKKQQTLEQRQKGWIEIYDYQALGMNRGIYLMQIFSRIYVVGVSEGQINILQEIEPDNTTWLELKDSMMNPPKPLKGGLFRMKELWKTLGQGSGKDETNSFERQLKEQIDRAHRLTRMVKRGEHDE, from the coding sequence GTGTACAGGAGCATAATGATGGACTTTTTTCCTTTCATATTGACTGCACAGAGTGATCCTTCGACACAGGAGATTGCAAAACTTCCCAGTGTGGCAGGGTTATTTTTCCGCATTATCATAAGTCTTGCGCTTATTCTTTTATTAACCTACGGAATTCTTAAGCTTCTTAAAAAACAGCAAACTCTGGAGCAGAGACAGAAAGGCTGGATTGAAATCTACGACTATCAAGCCTTAGGTATGAACAGAGGCATCTATCTGATGCAAATCTTCTCCAGGATTTATGTTGTCGGGGTAAGTGAGGGGCAAATCAACATTTTACAAGAAATCGAACCCGACAACACTACCTGGCTGGAATTAAAAGACAGTATGATGAATCCTCCGAAACCCCTGAAAGGCGGTTTGTTCAGGATGAAGGAGCTCTGGAAAACTCTTGGCCAAGGTTCGGGGAAAGATGAAACAAACTCCTTTGAACGGCAGTTAAAAGAGCAAATTGATCGTGCCCATCGTTTGACACGTATGGTAAAAAGAGGAGAGCACGATGAGTAG
- a CDS encoding response regulator, with amino-acid sequence MGFKILIVDDAAFMRMMLKDILTKNGYDVIGEAENGQIAVDKYKDLRPDLVTMDITMPELDGISAVKKIKQFDPNARIVMCSAMGQQAMVIDAIQAGARDFIVKPFQPERVLEAVKKALG; translated from the coding sequence ATGGGATTCAAAATACTGATTGTTGATGACGCAGCTTTTATGAGGATGATGTTAAAAGACATCCTGACAAAAAACGGCTATGATGTGATAGGTGAAGCTGAAAATGGACAAATTGCCGTGGATAAATATAAAGACCTGCGCCCCGACCTGGTCACCATGGATATTACGATGCCTGAACTTGATGGGATATCGGCGGTAAAAAAGATCAAGCAGTTTGATCCTAATGCCCGTATCGTCATGTGCAGTGCCATGGGGCAGCAGGCTATGGTAATCGATGCTATTCAAGCTGGAGCCAGAGACTTTATCGTAAAACCCTTCCAGCCTGAGAGAGTACTGGAAGCTGTCAAAAAAGCCTTAGGTTAA
- the fliY gene encoding flagellar motor switch phosphatase FliY, translated as MSSILSQEEIDALLRGTVTPNTSTNEILPDTLSDLEKDALGELANISMGSAATTLSYLLGKKVEITTPQISITNLRAIRENYPKPYVVVDVKYTHGLKGSNVLVIHTYDAGVIVDLMMGGDGSNPPLELTDLHISAVSEAMNQMMGSAATSMSQMLNKRIDISPPTLDLIDLREQDIMGGYPDSLVKISFRVVIQGLVDSEMMQLIPVPFAKDMVAELLGTNDMSKYQPKQKPVQNEFTKKAEPVSQPYIPEHKPAPETPSQAHVSVSQVQFAQLHHEMNPMNVPPNLNLIMDVSLQLSVELGRTHKKIREILELTSGSIIELDKLAGEPVDILVNGKLLAKGEVVVIDENFGVRVTEIVSPMERVKNLQ; from the coding sequence ATGAGTAGCATTCTGTCTCAAGAGGAGATAGATGCCCTGTTAAGGGGAACTGTGACCCCGAATACTTCTACAAATGAAATACTTCCTGATACGTTAAGTGATTTGGAAAAAGATGCCTTAGGTGAGCTGGCCAATATCTCCATGGGATCGGCGGCAACTACCTTGTCTTACCTGCTAGGGAAAAAAGTTGAAATTACTACACCGCAGATTTCCATCACAAATCTGCGGGCCATCAGAGAAAATTACCCCAAACCCTATGTGGTGGTTGATGTGAAATATACCCATGGTTTAAAAGGATCTAACGTTCTTGTGATCCATACCTACGATGCGGGAGTCATTGTTGACTTAATGATGGGGGGGGATGGCAGTAACCCTCCTCTGGAGCTTACAGATCTACATATCAGCGCCGTGAGCGAAGCCATGAACCAAATGATGGGTTCTGCGGCCACTTCTATGTCCCAGATGTTGAATAAACGTATCGATATCTCGCCCCCGACTCTGGATTTAATTGACCTGCGGGAACAGGACATTATGGGAGGGTATCCCGACAGCCTGGTGAAAATATCTTTTCGGGTTGTCATCCAGGGTCTGGTAGACAGTGAGATGATGCAGTTAATCCCCGTACCTTTCGCCAAGGATATGGTGGCTGAACTTCTGGGTACAAATGATATGTCCAAATATCAACCCAAGCAAAAACCGGTACAAAATGAATTCACGAAAAAGGCGGAGCCCGTATCACAACCCTATATCCCCGAACATAAACCGGCGCCGGAAACACCGTCGCAGGCCCATGTTTCCGTTTCTCAGGTGCAATTTGCGCAGTTGCATCATGAAATGAACCCGATGAATGTACCACCCAATCTTAACTTGATCATGGATGTCAGTCTCCAGTTATCAGTTGAGCTGGGCCGTACCCATAAAAAGATTAGGGAAATTTTAGAATTGACCTCAGGTTCCATTATAGAATTGGATAAACTGGCCGGTGAACCTGTGGATATCCTGGTAAACGGAAAGCTCTTGGCAAAAGGTGAAGTTGTTGTTATTGATGAAAACTTTGGTGTAAGGGTTACAGAAATTGTTTCACCTATGGAAAGGGTAAAAAATTTACAATAG
- the fliM gene encoding flagellar motor switch protein FliM, whose amino-acid sequence MSEVLSQSEIDALLSALQSGEVDVEAIREEQNTKKIRVYDFRRPNKFSKDQLNTIEVIYDNFCRLLTTLLSGSLRTRVMVKVASVEQVTYEEFTRSIPNPTILNIFSLAPLEGKAILEINPVIGFSIIDRLFGGPGFSTIKGRPLTEIEKTVMERIVEKILSLFTETWASLIHVDAFLENIEINPQFTQIVSPLEMVVIITLNTQIGETEGLINICLPCLMLETLSGKLNTKFWFTTNIKAQHQDSSKFIQKVVEKARIPLTAVLGKTSLTVKELLELQVGDVIDLERKKDSEIEIYAGSRLKFYGKPGLLGSKLAVQISRIQQEGSEDNE is encoded by the coding sequence GTGAGTGAGGTTTTATCCCAATCGGAAATAGATGCGTTATTGTCAGCCCTGCAGTCGGGGGAAGTTGACGTTGAAGCAATTCGTGAAGAACAAAACACAAAAAAAATCAGGGTTTACGATTTCCGCCGTCCCAATAAATTTTCTAAAGACCAGTTGAATACGATAGAAGTCATTTATGATAATTTCTGTCGACTCCTCACAACCCTGCTTTCGGGCAGCCTGCGGACCCGGGTAATGGTCAAGGTGGCTTCGGTGGAACAGGTAACCTATGAGGAATTTACCCGTTCCATACCAAACCCAACCATTTTAAATATTTTTAGTCTAGCTCCTTTGGAAGGAAAGGCCATCCTGGAAATTAACCCCGTTATCGGCTTCAGTATTATCGACAGGCTGTTCGGCGGACCGGGCTTTAGTACAATTAAAGGCAGACCCCTTACCGAAATCGAAAAAACCGTCATGGAAAGAATCGTAGAAAAAATTCTTTCCCTCTTTACAGAAACCTGGGCCAGTCTGATTCATGTAGACGCCTTTTTAGAAAACATCGAGATTAACCCCCAATTCACCCAAATTGTTTCGCCTCTGGAGATGGTGGTTATCATTACTCTCAATACCCAGATAGGGGAAACGGAAGGCTTAATCAACATTTGTTTGCCTTGTTTAATGCTGGAGACCCTTTCGGGCAAACTGAACACGAAATTTTGGTTTACTACAAATATTAAAGCCCAGCATCAGGACAGCTCCAAGTTTATTCAGAAAGTGGTGGAAAAAGCCAGGATTCCTCTCACGGCTGTACTAGGTAAAACCAGTCTTACCGTAAAAGAATTATTGGAACTCCAGGTGGGAGATGTCATAGATTTGGAAAGAAAAAAGGACTCTGAGATTGAAATTTATGCCGGGTCGCGTTTGAAATTCTATGGCAAACCTGGTTTGTTGGGCAGCAAGCTGGCTGTGCAAATCAGCAGGATTCAACAGGAGGGGAGTGAGGATAATGAGTAG
- a CDS encoding flagellar basal body-associated FliL family protein, translating into MNTKEGLAKNIRLILLAVVILLLGVFVFWIVNLSQPTKGQETENKKVQLGPMFETESFTVNLSESTKRYIKAQFALELSNSKVKSELEEKLPLLQDAIITVLAKQSLEVLSTPEGKEKLKESVMEAVNSFLEKGKVQKVYFKSFLFS; encoded by the coding sequence ATGAATACCAAGGAAGGTCTTGCCAAAAACATACGGTTGATTTTACTGGCTGTGGTTATCCTCTTGCTTGGTGTTTTCGTCTTTTGGATTGTTAATCTGTCCCAGCCCACAAAGGGCCAGGAAACGGAAAACAAAAAGGTTCAATTGGGTCCCATGTTTGAGACAGAATCTTTTACGGTAAATCTTTCCGAATCCACAAAACGTTATATCAAAGCCCAATTTGCTTTAGAATTATCTAACAGTAAAGTAAAATCAGAACTGGAAGAAAAACTGCCCCTCTTACAGGATGCTATTATTACAGTTTTAGCCAAACAATCCCTGGAGGTTTTAAGCACACCCGAAGGAAAAGAAAAACTGAAGGAGTCGGTAATGGAGGCCGTTAATTCTTTCCTGGAGAAAGGTAAAGTACAAAAAGTATACTTTAAAAGTTTCTTGTTTAGCTAG
- a CDS encoding OmpA/MotB family protein: protein MVRRRRKQDSPPPGAPLWLTTYGDMVTLILTFFVLLYSYSSIDAVKWQAVVMSIKGALGVLDGGNTLVTGPAMELAESGQGVGKKDLDEYLQSQKEMQSLQEIKKNLEAYLEEKKLQAQITVNLEERGLILRFQDSVLFAKGKADLLNDSISTLKHVSGILKDIPNAVRIEGHTDDLPINTPQFPSNWELSTTRATNVLRFLITQGLDGRKLSAVGYGEYRPLVPNNNSEENRRKNRRVDIVILRESIMKNEPK, encoded by the coding sequence ATGGTTAGGCGCAGACGTAAACAAGATTCGCCTCCCCCGGGGGCTCCCCTCTGGCTCACTACATACGGTGATATGGTAACGCTGATCCTTACTTTCTTTGTCCTTCTCTATTCCTATTCCTCCATCGATGCCGTTAAATGGCAGGCTGTGGTGATGTCCATCAAAGGGGCTTTAGGTGTATTGGACGGCGGTAATACCTTAGTTACTGGGCCGGCCATGGAACTGGCCGAGAGTGGTCAAGGGGTAGGTAAAAAGGATTTGGACGAATATTTACAATCCCAAAAAGAGATGCAGAGTCTCCAGGAAATTAAGAAAAATTTAGAAGCTTACCTGGAAGAAAAAAAACTCCAGGCACAAATAACGGTAAACTTAGAAGAAAGAGGTTTGATTTTAAGGTTTCAGGACAGTGTGCTTTTTGCCAAGGGCAAGGCTGACCTGTTGAATGATTCTATTTCTACCTTAAAACATGTCAGCGGGATACTGAAAGACATCCCCAATGCTGTCCGCATCGAGGGCCATACCGACGATTTACCCATCAATACACCACAATTTCCTTCCAACTGGGAATTATCCACCACACGGGCCACCAACGTGCTAAGGTTTTTAATCACTCAAGGATTAGACGGGCGTAAATTATCAGCCGTTGGCTATGGAGAATACCGTCCTTTGGTGCCAAATAACAATAGTGAAGAGAACCGCCGCAAAAACCGCCGCGTGGATATTGTCATTCTCCGTGAGAGTATTATGAAAAATGAACCCAAATAG
- a CDS encoding flagellar motor protein, protein MDLATIIGAVSGIILIVASILVEGELSSFWSLSSAMIVLGGTMAATLINYPLSQIVSVMSIVKVAFKGETQKPAEVIITLVKLAEKARREGLLALEAEAEESKDEFLKKGIQLIVDGTDPELVRNILETEISFVEERHKVGAGIFEAMGASAPAFGMLGTLIGLILMLRDLNDPSKLGPGMAVALITTFYGSLLANLLFLPIAGKLKLRSSEELLIKEVMIEGILSIQAGENPRIVGEKMKAFLEPKERMRLEKLREEGTAHG, encoded by the coding sequence ATGGATCTCGCAACGATTATTGGCGCAGTATCAGGAATCATCTTAATTGTAGCCTCAATTCTTGTGGAAGGTGAACTATCCTCCTTTTGGAGTTTGTCTTCGGCGATGATTGTGTTGGGTGGCACCATGGCCGCTACCCTCATCAATTATCCCCTTTCCCAAATTGTCAGTGTGATGAGTATAGTGAAAGTTGCTTTTAAGGGAGAGACCCAGAAGCCTGCAGAGGTTATCATAACCCTGGTAAAACTGGCGGAAAAAGCCAGAAGAGAGGGGCTTTTAGCCCTGGAGGCGGAAGCGGAAGAGTCGAAAGACGAATTCTTGAAGAAAGGTATCCAGTTGATTGTAGACGGTACTGATCCTGAGCTTGTCCGTAATATCCTGGAGACGGAGATAAGTTTTGTGGAAGAGCGTCATAAAGTGGGGGCAGGCATCTTTGAAGCCATGGGTGCCAGCGCACCGGCCTTCGGTATGCTGGGAACCCTGATCGGCCTTATTCTCATGCTGCGTGACCTCAACGACCCCAGTAAATTAGGCCCCGGCATGGCGGTAGCCTTAATCACCACTTTTTACGGTTCCCTCTTAGCTAACCTGCTTTTTTTACCTATCGCGGGCAAGTTAAAACTCAGGAGCAGTGAAGAGTTATTAATCAAAGAAGTTATGATTGAAGGGATCCTCTCTATCCAGGCTGGGGAAAACCCCCGTATTGTGGGTGAGAAGATGAAGGCCTTCCTGGAGCCCAAAGAAAGAATGCGTTTGGAAAAGCTAAGGGAAGAGGGTACGGCCCATGGTTAG
- a CDS encoding flagellar FlbD family protein has translation MITLTRLNGDIITVNAELIETVEATPDSIITLTTGKKFVVKESVEEIIAKTITYKQAIYHRAVSL, from the coding sequence ATGATTACATTAACCAGACTTAACGGCGATATCATCACGGTTAATGCCGAGCTGATTGAAACAGTGGAAGCCACTCCCGATTCCATAATTACGCTGACTACGGGTAAAAAGTTTGTGGTCAAAGAATCGGTAGAGGAAATCATTGCAAAGACCATCACTTACAAGCAAGCTATCTACCATAGAGCAGTTTCCCTGTAG